A stretch of Lathyrus oleraceus cultivar Zhongwan6 chromosome 6, CAAS_Psat_ZW6_1.0, whole genome shotgun sequence DNA encodes these proteins:
- the LOC127095981 gene encoding uncharacterized protein LOC127095981, with translation MSQHPSSSGSKSSQHAKTSPMEFVDEDVMDVTPLCMISGDTTGTSSNAGDKQGNTFGNSSLPKDMYYTDRAIRRLVTRILSEGHKVEGVSTPLSIREPSPEGESHADKDDDSSRSEKEVVAEGLCSLGKTLPSKKQNVPQENIIDLEEESTEGEDDPLVHLVKPSVAEKLRTKKGKSMAKMRAARVKKTAGIGPSKPWSKVEAVHKSPGKAAAVHLDNISFHLEDGAAKWKYVIQRRVAIERELGQEAVEVKEVFELIKNAGLMKTVVTLPQCYEGLAKEFIVNIPEDIHDKNSREFCKSS, from the exons atgtctcaacatccatcatcatctggCTCCAAATCCTCCCAACATGCAAAGACTTCACCTATGGAGTTTGTAGATGAAGATGTAATGGACGTCACTCCTCTGTGCATGATATCGGGCGACACCACAGGTACCTCCTCCAATgctggagataagcaaggtaatacctTTGGTAACTCCTCTCTTCCTAAAGACATGTATTACACCGATCGCGCTATAAGGAGACTGGTTACTAGAATTCTGAGTGAAGGACATAAAGTTGAAGGGGTCTCTACCCCTTTGTCCATAAGGGAACCCTCTCCTGAGGGAGAATCCcatgctgataaagatgatgattcatctagatcagaaaaagAGGTGGTTGCTGAAGGGCTttgctctctaggtaaaaccctacctagcaagaaacaAAATGTGCCTCAAGAAAATATTATTGATCTAGAGGAAGAAAGCACTGAAGGAGAGGATGATCCTTTGGTTCATTTGGTTAAACCTAGCGTAGCTGAGAAACTGAGAACTAAGAAAGGAAAAAGTATGGCTAAAATGAGAGCTGCTAGAGTGAAAAAGACTGCAGGAATAGGACCCTCAAAACCTTGGAGCAAGGTTGAG gctgttcATAAATCTCCTGGCAAGGCTGCTGCTGTTCatctagacaatatctcctttcatttggaagatggAGCAGCAAAGTGGAAATATGTCATTCAGAGAAGAGTAGCCATTGAAAGAGAACTTGGACAAgaagctgtagaggtaaaggaGGTATTTGAGCTGATAAAAAATGCTGGACTCATGAAGACTGTGGTAACTCTACCCCAATGCTATGAGGGGTTGGCTaaagagtttattgttaatatccctgaggatattcaTGATAAGAACAGCAGGGAGTTTTGCAAG tcctcttGA